Proteins encoded within one genomic window of Haematobia irritans isolate KBUSLIRL chromosome 5, ASM5000362v1, whole genome shotgun sequence:
- the Or46a gene encoding odorant receptor 46a: MFDQRNLIKNFYIHQYKLLKCFALWDISDKIPLPIRIGYRTYFWIILTSWTLPFNCGMLIQLVLNIGDVFEVIKVSIFFATSTAALVKYISMKLHTKDFEDIFALLRSNDFLPQNQREWKEYRKAIDLSTYVWKIYAALSISSISSLFLIQYFNTEREFNVSLYNPFDMDSDIQYFMMAIYQLLSLTAVCFVNLCFDSLAASFFINIKGQLDVLGIRLENIGHGSLTQAKIMRELKNCIIYYQRLFDLSHTMEELLRMPMSIQIACSVMVLIANFYSMSLLSGIEDFAAFVKLILYQTCMLMQIFILCYFASEVSMKSSDISFDLYNAHWYNWNKTNRKLVLLTMIRFGEPIRIKSVNKCYSFNLMAFTSRNMNSREHRELLDTFYKKQSWVFRLLALWKLPDDCSEEFRLLHKFYFYFILIFWVLSFDASCLIQFIGNITDLNEVIKVFFIFATSLAVFAKFSTIKLKNHLYAELVETIHGVKFRPANEREVKIFRRTHRLCRSVRNFYLVISLCALNVVMLTQYIFDNSELPLSLYNPINIDTRLRYRLMYLYQYIAVSICCFMNIAFDSISASFMIYIKGQLEILGDRLEHLGLDHGSDETKITWQLKDCVKYYADILHITRIAENLLSFPVSIQIACSVLVLVANFYAMSFLSDPGDYANFMKFLIYQLCMLSQIYILCYFPSEVTSKSQDIPYHLYCSNWVDWNRLNRKLTLLMMTRFDIPIRIRSINPTYTFNLAAFTSIVNSSYSYFALLKRINS; encoded by the exons atgtttgatcaacgaaatttaattaagaatttttatatTCATCAATATAAACTGCTAAAATGTTTTGCTCTATGGGACATAAGCGATAAAATCCCACTGCCCATACGAATTGGATATCGAACTTACTTTTGGATTATATTAACTTCTTGGACACTACCTTTTAATTGTGGCATGCTTATCCAATTGGTTTTGAATATTGGCGATGTCTTTGAAGTCATTAAAGTATCGATATTCTTTGCAACTTCTACGGCTGCTCTAGTGAAATATATCAGCATGAAATTGCATACCAAGGATTTTGAAGATATATTTGCTTTGCTTCGTAGCAACGACTTCTTGCCGCAAAACCAAAGAGAATGGAAAGAATATCGTAAGGCCATTGATCTAAGCACTTACGtttggaaaatatatgccgCACTATCAATATCATCAATCAGTTCATTATTCCTAATACAATATTTCAATACCGAAAGGGAATTCAATGTATCCTTATATAATCCTTTCGATATGGATTCGGATATTCAATACTTCATGATGGCTATATATCAGTTGCTTTCCCTGACTGCTGTGTGTTTCGTCAATCTATGTTTCGATTCTCTGGCAGCATCGTTCTTTATAAATATCAAGGGTCAATTGGACGTGTTAGGTatccgtttggaaaatatcgGTCACGGAAGTTTAACTCAAGCGAAAATTATGCGAGAACTTAAAAATTGCATCATTTATTATCAGCGACTTTTCGATTTGAGTCATACTATGGAAGAACTTTTGCGTATGCCAATGTCTATACAGATTGCATGTTCAGTGATGGTATTGATTGCAAACTTTTACTCTATGTCTTTG CTTTCAGGTATCGAAGATTTTGCTGCATTcgtcaaattaattttatatcagACATGCATGTTaatgcaaattttcattttatgctATTTCGCCAGTGAGGTTTCAATGAAGAGTTCTGATATATCTTTTGATTTATATAATGCCCATTGGTATAATTGGAACAAAACGAATCGCAAATTGGTATTACTAACGATGATACGTTTTGGGGAACCCATACGAATTAAATCAGTAAATAAATGTTATTCCTTTAATTTGATGGCATTCACGTCG cgAAATATGAATTCTCGCGAGCATCGTGAACTATTGGATACATTCTATAAGAAACAATCTTGGGTTTTTCGTCTATTGGCCTTATGGAAATTACCCGATGACTGCTCCGAAGAGTTTCGCCTTTTacataaattctatttttattttatattaattttttgggtaTTATCCTTCGATGCCAGCTGTTTAATACAATTCATAGGAAATATCACCGATTTGAATGAAGTGATTAAAGTGTTTTTCATATTTGCCACTTCTTTGGCGGTATTTGCTAAATTCTCtacaattaaattgaaaaatcatctATATGCTGAATTAGTGGAGACAATACATGGAGTAAAATTTCGCCCCGCCAATGAGAGAGAAGTAAAAATATTTCGTCGAACTCATCGTCTATGTAGATCGGTGCGAAATTTCTATTTGGTAATATCGTTGTGTGCCCTAAATGTCGTTATGTTAACTCAATACATATTCGATAATTCCGAATTACCTTTATCGCTATATAATCCCATTAATATTGACACCAGACTCCGCTATCGTCTTATGTATTTGTATCAATATATTGCTGTATCGATTTGTTGTTTTATGAATATTGCTTTCGATTCCATATCGGCATCCTTTATGATATACATTAAGGGACAGCTGGAAATTCTAGGCGATCGTTTGGAGCATTTGGGTTTAGATCATGGCAGCGATGAAACGAAAATTACATGGCAACTGAAAGATTGTGTGAAATACTATgcggatattttgcatattacaAGAATTGCTGAGAATCTTCTAAGCTTTCCTGTATCCATACAAATTGCCTGTTCTGTATTGGTATTGGTTGCCAATTTCTATGCGATGTCCTTT CTCTCAGATCCTGGGGATTAtgcaaatttcatgaaatttttaatctatCAGTTGTGTATGTTGTCGCAAATTTATATTCTTTGCTATTTTCCCAGTGAGGTTACTTCGAAGAGCCAAGATATTCCATATCATTTGTATTGTTCCAATTGGGTTGATTGGAATAGATTGAATCGTAAACTAACTCTGCTCATGATGACTCGATTTGATATACCGATTCGTATAAGATCTATTAATCCAACATATACTTTCAACCTGGCTGCATTTACATCG aTTGTAAACTCATCCTACAGTTATTTCGCTCTACTCAAAAGGATCAATAGTTAG